A stretch of DNA from Arthrobacter jiangjiafuii:
CGGTTCCTGCCGAACCGGGAGGAAATCCCGTGGCGCCTGAATTCGCCGAGGACCCCCGTCTCCGTAATGGGATCATCAGGATGCAGTGTCAGGAAGGACCGCAGGTGGCTTCCCCCGGCGTCGACCCGATCTGCGGCAATCAGGATGAGCCAGTGGGCTGCCCGCGCCTCGCTGCACCTGTACGCATACCGGCGCATCGCACCCGATATCCCCTTCAGCGGCACAGAGGTGCCAAAAACCGGGGTAAGGAAGGCATGCTCGATGGACCGTTCCCGCGGCTGCTTTTCCTGTTGCTGCTCCGGAAAGACCCAGTGTGCCCCGGTGCTGAGGTCGGTCCGTTCCTTCGGCACCGAGGGCCGGTCGGCAGGATCCAGGTCTGCGCCCCAGCCGGGGATGCGGGCCCGCAGTTCCTCGGCGGAGGCCTTGCGCTGCGGTCCGCCGGCCACATACGGGGTGTTCGGTGAGGGAGCGCTCGCAGTGGGTGACATGGTTCGGCGCCTTTCAGGACGCGCTGGGGATAACCAGCGGCTTGATGCAGTTATCGAGCTTGGCCGAGAACATGTGATAACCCTCGGCGACGTGTTCCAGTGGAATGCGGTGCGTAATGATGTCGCTCGGCTTGAGGTAGCCATTGCGGATGTGTTCAAACAGCCGCGGCCACTGCCGCTTCACCGGACACTGGTTCATCCGGAGCGTCAGTCCCTTGTTCAGGGCATCGCCGAACTTCACCGCGCTGAAGATGGGCCCGTACGCCCCGACGACGGAGACGGTGCCTGCCTTCCGGACCGAGTCGATGGCCCAGTTCAGCGCGACCGGCGACCCGCCCTGGAGCTTCAACTGGGAAGCGCTCACGTTTTGGAGAAAGCTGCCGCTTGCTTCAGCCCCCGCCGCATCGATCGCCACGTCCGCGCCGAGATAGTCGGTGGTCTTTTTCATTTCGACCACAATGTCTTCGTACTCGGCAAAGTTGTAGGTCTCGGCGTGCGCAAACGTCCGGGCCTTCTCCAGCCGGTAGTCCAGATGGTCGACGACGATCACCCTCCCCGCGCCCATGAGCCAGGACGACTGGGCGGCGAACAGGCCTACCGGTCCGGAACCGAAGACGACGACGGTGTCACCTTCGCGGATGCCGCCCAGTTGGGCGCCGAAATAGCCCGTGGCCAGGGCGTCCGTGAGCAGGACGGCGTCCTCTTCGTCCATCCAGTCCGGAATCAGGCTCGGGCCCACGTCAGCGAAGGGGACGCGGACGAATTCGGCCTGGCCGCCGTCGTACCCGCCACAGGTGTGCGAGTAGCCGTAGATGCCGCCCACGGCAGTGGCATTCGGGTTGACGTTGTGGCAGTTGGAGTACAGCCCTCGGCTGCAGAAATAGCAGGAGCCGCAGTAGATGTTGAAGGGAACCATGACCCGGTCTCCCACGGCGAGGTTCTCCACCGAGGGCCCCACTTCGTGGACCACGCCCACAAATTCGTGCCCGAACGTCGTTCCCACCCGGGTATCGGGCATCATGCCGTGGTACAGGTGGAGGTCCGATCCGCAAATGGCGGCTGAAGTCACCCGGACGATGGCGTCGTTCGGATGTTCAATCTTCGGGATGTCTTTTTCCTCAACCCGGACCTTGTACGGTCCGCGGTACACCATTGACCGCATCAGGTTCCCCTTAGGCACGTTTTAGGCAGCATGCTGAAGAATTTCTTACCCTGCCTCTGTGGGGTCCCGGCCGTCAAGGGTGGGCCGGGCACCTTCACGGCCCTCCGGTCTGGCTGCGCTGAACCCGTCGGGGGAGCCGCACGTGTCCCAGTCATGCCCGAACCGGGCCACACAGTGCCACACCTGCTTCAGGGTCTGCCGGTCAAAGCGCTGTTCCCGGACAGCCTCGCCCAGAATCCGGGGGTCAAGCCAGCCGCCCCGGGCCATGCTCCGCCCGGCGGCGACAACGTGCCGGCCCCGGTAGTCCGGGTGGCGCTCAAGCTCCTCCTGCCGCAGCCGGAAGCCGGAATGCCATTCGAGCGGGCACGGCAGCGCATTGGCTGCGGCCTCTACGGCGGTTCCGCGGTAGGAGGGGTCAAGCACCAGTGCCTCGATGTGGCGGCCGATCCGCAATGGTCCGTGGATGTGGGCTTCTATGTGGTCATCAAGGACATCCAGGCCGCGACGCGGTGCATCCTCGAGCGCCATCGGTACCAGGGGCATGGAATCTGCGGTCCCGAAGTGTTCCGGCTCGGTACTGCTGTCCGGATAGCAGAAGGTCACCCGGGGGTATTCGGAACGCTTCAGCCGGAAGTGCGCAGAACCAAAACGCACCGATCCGCCCACATCCCGGCGCCGGTAGTTCAGCGAACCGTACTTGGGCCGCTGATCCGGCGCGGCGCCGTCGTACACCCCGCCGAACATGCGCTGCTCCCAGCGCCAGCGGTCGCCGCCCTCCCATGCGGTCAGGCCGCCGTTGCCGGTGCCGGTCTCGAACTGTGACCGGTACAGCCCGTCGCCAGCCAGATGCTCGAGCAGCGGGCGGCCGCGGACCGGGGCGTCCGGATGGAAGTGCACCGTGATATCCAGGGTTCCGACAAGCGGGGGCCCCTGCACCTGTGCCCTGACGTAGTCCACCGCCTGCCGCCAGAGCGCCGGCTCCTGCGTCAGCTGCCCAGGCACTGTACCGATTCCATGCCGCACACCCTACCGGTCCCGTTGTGCCGGCACGAGCACGTGGAACGGCTCTCAGGCAGGGGAATTGCGGCCATTAGAACAGGTATTCGAATACGGCTCAGCCAGACTGCCGCTGCACCTCGGCGTTGAACAGCGCAGCGCCGGTGGCCGCGTCCTTCACGGAGACGGTGAAGCTCCTTGCCCCGGGGCGGTTGACCGCCAACACTTCACCGTTGCGCAGGATCAGCCCCTTCGAACCCTTGGCCCCGATCCGCAGCCCCCAGCCCAGGACCTCCAGCGGTCCGGCTATGTTGTCCGCCCGGGCAACGGCGTCGGGATGTACGGGCGTTTCCAGCCGCACCAGTCCAGCCACGCTGCGGACGTCCACCCCCGCCGAGGAGACGGTGACGATCCAGCGGCTCAGTGGCAGGCCAAGGACGATCAGCACGGCGCCGAGCAGTGACAGGATCCAGAAGGGCGTCAGCAGCCCGGACAGGACCATCACCAAGCCGCCACCAACTCCCGCCACCAGGAACACCCATCCGGTTTCCGTCCGCATCCACAGTGCGCGCTCGCCGTCTGCCAGGGGCAGGAGCTCCGGGGCGCTCGCATCCCTATCCGCCGCGGTCAGCGGCGCGCCTCCGGCAAGGAGGCAGGCCACCACGCCCCAGGCCAGGGCGACGCCGGCCAGCCAGGCTGCGTTCCA
This window harbors:
- a CDS encoding zinc-dependent alcohol dehydrogenase, which gives rise to MRSMVYRGPYKVRVEEKDIPKIEHPNDAIVRVTSAAICGSDLHLYHGMMPDTRVGTTFGHEFVGVVHEVGPSVENLAVGDRVMVPFNIYCGSCYFCSRGLYSNCHNVNPNATAVGGIYGYSHTCGGYDGGQAEFVRVPFADVGPSLIPDWMDEEDAVLLTDALATGYFGAQLGGIREGDTVVVFGSGPVGLFAAQSSWLMGAGRVIVVDHLDYRLEKARTFAHAETYNFAEYEDIVVEMKKTTDYLGADVAIDAAGAEASGSFLQNVSASQLKLQGGSPVALNWAIDSVRKAGTVSVVGAYGPIFSAVKFGDALNKGLTLRMNQCPVKRQWPRLFEHIRNGYLKPSDIITHRIPLEHVAEGYHMFSAKLDNCIKPLVIPSAS
- a CDS encoding DUF3626 domain-containing protein, which produces MPGQLTQEPALWRQAVDYVRAQVQGPPLVGTLDITVHFHPDAPVRGRPLLEHLAGDGLYRSQFETGTGNGGLTAWEGGDRWRWEQRMFGGVYDGAAPDQRPKYGSLNYRRRDVGGSVRFGSAHFRLKRSEYPRVTFCYPDSSTEPEHFGTADSMPLVPMALEDAPRRGLDVLDDHIEAHIHGPLRIGRHIEALVLDPSYRGTAVEAAANALPCPLEWHSGFRLRQEELERHPDYRGRHVVAAGRSMARGGWLDPRILGEAVREQRFDRQTLKQVWHCVARFGHDWDTCGSPDGFSAARPEGREGARPTLDGRDPTEAG